The proteins below come from a single Aegilops tauschii subsp. strangulata cultivar AL8/78 chromosome 6, Aet v6.0, whole genome shotgun sequence genomic window:
- the LOC109754613 gene encoding uncharacterized protein → MSVQGRRASCYDWCSDFTCAHAIFASGFVTAPVAVVHFVKRPYSGATILFAGFAAFCTTVSLILCCKFYAELSRPPWPRWLSSASAEARPLEQQDGRETEVSSNEQLRHPEQAVMWRERDHLRAALVPSYEHPGGDAECAVCLGEVEKGEAVRRMPVCLHVFHTECIDRWLRSHATCPICRSSVFTPPERPPEVVLNVELALV, encoded by the coding sequence ATGTCCGTCCAGGGGAGGCGCGCCTCCTGCTACGACTGGTGCAGCGACTTCACGTGCGCGCATGCCATCTTCGCCAGCGGGTTCGTCACCGCGCCGGTCGCCGTCGTGCACTTCGTCAAGCGGccctactccggcgccaccatCTTGTTCGCAGGGTTCGCCGCGTTCTGCACTACCGTCAGCCTCATCCTCTGCTGCAAGTTCTACGCCGAGCTCAGCCGGCCGCCCTGGCCCCGGTGGCTGTCGTCGGCGTCCGCCGAAGCGCGCCCTCTTGAACAGCAGGACGGCCGAGAGACGGAGGTGTCGTCGAACGAGCAGCTTCGCCACCCTGAGCAGGCCGTGATGTGGCGCGAGCGCGACCACCTGCGAGCCGCTCTCGTCCCGAGCTACGAGCACCCGGGGGGCGACGCCGAGTGCGCGGTGTGCCTCGGCGAGGTGGAGAAGGGGGAGGCGGTGCGGCGGATGCCGGTGTGCCTGCACGTGTTCCACACCGAGTGCATCGACCGGTGGCTGCGCTCGCACGCGACGTGCCCGATTTGCCGGTCCAGCGTCTTCACTCCGCCGGAACGGCCACCGGAAGTAGTGTTGAACGTCGAGTTGGCGCTCGTCTAG
- the LOC109754604 gene encoding D-amino-acid transaminase, chloroplastic isoform X3 has protein sequence MYSSIFGGITTDPSAMVIPIDDHMVHRGHGVFDTAAIMDGHLYELEQHIDRFLNSAQMAKIPLPFDRSTIRSVLIQTVCASKCSQGSLRYWLSAGPGDFQLSSSGCRNPALYAVVIESPSLPEPSGCKVITSSIPVKSPQFAVMKNVNYLPNALTKLEGEENGGFTGIWLDDEGFVAEGSNMNVGFVTLNKELLMPRFDKILSGCTAKRVLALAEQLVENGMLSGISSRNVSVQEGKEADEMMLIGSGILVKPVVQWDDQMIGSGDEGPIAQTLFHLILEDMRSGPPSVRIPVPY, from the exons ATGTACTCTAGTATTTTTGGTGGAATTACCACAGATCCCTCAGCAATGGTGATACCGATTGATGATCACATGGTCCATAGAGGACATGGTGTTTTTGATACTGCTGCTATTATGGATGG TCACCTTTATGAGTTAGAACAGCATATCGACCGCTTCCTGAATTCTGCACAGATGGCCAAAATCCCATTGCCATTTGACCGTTCAACAATTCGAAGCGTACTTATTCAAACTGTGTGTGCATCAAAATGTTCTCAAGGATCACTCAGGTACTGGTTGTCTGCTGGACCTGGAGACTTCCAGTTATCTTCATCTGGCTGTAGAAACCCAGCTCTCTACGCTGTTGTCATTGAAAGTCCATCTTTGCCAGAACCATCGGGCTGCAAAGTGATCACATCATCCATACCGGTAAAGTCTCCACAGTTTGCGGTCATGAAGAATGTAAACTACCTTCCGAATGCACTCACCAAGCTGGAAGGTGAGGAAAATGGTGGGTTTACCGGCATCTGGTTGGATGATGAGGGTTTCGTCGCTGAGGGTTCAAACATGAATGTTGGCTTTGTGACACTGAACAAGGAGCTTCTCATGCCCCGCTTCGACAAGATCCTGAGTGGGTGCACGGCAAAACGGGTTCTGGCCCTTGCAGAGCAGCTAGTGGAGAATGGAATGCTCAGTGGGATATCTTCAAGGAATGTGAGTGTCCAGGAAGGGAAGGAGGCCGATGAAATGATGCTCATTGGGAGTGGAATTCTTGTCAAACCTGTTGTTCAGTGGGATGATCAGATGATTGGCTCCG GTGATGAAGGCCCAATTGCTCAAACACTTTTCCACCTTATTCTTGAGGACATGAGATCTGGTCCACCTTCAGTTCGTATCCCTGTCCCTTACTGA
- the LOC109754604 gene encoding D-amino-acid transaminase, chloroplastic isoform X2 translates to MAHPSAPPAAAGHRVSPSHRPFLALKKIAPSSGRAIAPAGLPSWRAAVARAAASSNRAAPAGTIVNPIDVPLLSFSEIAERLDAFQASGARSQNYLAMYSSIFGGITTDPSAMVIPIDDHMVHRGHGVFDTAAIMDGHLYELEQHIDRFLNSAQMAKIPLPFDRSTIRSVLIQTVCASKCSQGSLRYWLSAGPGDFQLSSSGCRNPALYAVVIESPSLPEPSGCKVITSSIPVKSPQFAVMKNVNYLPNALTKLEGEENGGFTGIWLDDEGFVAEGSNMNVGFVTLNKELLMPRFDKILSGCTAKRVLALAEQLVENGMLSGISSRNVSVQEGKEADEMMLIGSGILVKPVVQWDDQMIGSGDEGPIAQTLFHLILEDMRSGPPSVRIPVPY, encoded by the exons ATggcccacccctccgccccgcctgctgccgccggccaccgcgtcTCCCCTTCGCATCGGCCGTTCCTCGCTTTGAAGAAAATCGCGCCGTCATCGGGCCGAGCCATCGCGCCGGCAGGGCTTCCTTCGTGGAGGGCGGCGGTGGCTAGAGCCGCCGCGAGCTCCAATCGGGCAG CACCGGCCGGCACCATTGTCAATCCAATTGATGTCCCTCTCTTGTCTTTCTCTGAG ATTGCAGAACGGCTTGATGCGTTCCAAGCATCTGGTGCTAGAAGCCAAAATTACCTGGCCATGTACTCTAGTATTTTTGGTGGAATTACCACAGATCCCTCAGCAATGGTGATACCGATTGATGATCACATGGTCCATAGAGGACATGGTGTTTTTGATACTGCTGCTATTATGGATGG TCACCTTTATGAGTTAGAACAGCATATCGACCGCTTCCTGAATTCTGCACAGATGGCCAAAATCCCATTGCCATTTGACCGTTCAACAATTCGAAGCGTACTTATTCAAACTGTGTGTGCATCAAAATGTTCTCAAGGATCACTCAGGTACTGGTTGTCTGCTGGACCTGGAGACTTCCAGTTATCTTCATCTGGCTGTAGAAACCCAGCTCTCTACGCTGTTGTCATTGAAAGTCCATCTTTGCCAGAACCATCGGGCTGCAAAGTGATCACATCATCCATACCGGTAAAGTCTCCACAGTTTGCGGTCATGAAGAATGTAAACTACCTTCCGAATGCACTCACCAAGCTGGAAGGTGAGGAAAATGGTGGGTTTACCGGCATCTGGTTGGATGATGAGGGTTTCGTCGCTGAGGGTTCAAACATGAATGTTGGCTTTGTGACACTGAACAAGGAGCTTCTCATGCCCCGCTTCGACAAGATCCTGAGTGGGTGCACGGCAAAACGGGTTCTGGCCCTTGCAGAGCAGCTAGTGGAGAATGGAATGCTCAGTGGGATATCTTCAAGGAATGTGAGTGTCCAGGAAGGGAAGGAGGCCGATGAAATGATGCTCATTGGGAGTGGAATTCTTGTCAAACCTGTTGTTCAGTGGGATGATCAGATGATTGGCTCCG GTGATGAAGGCCCAATTGCTCAAACACTTTTCCACCTTATTCTTGAGGACATGAGATCTGGTCCACCTTCAGTTCGTATCCCTGTCCCTTACTGA
- the LOC109754604 gene encoding D-amino-acid transaminase, chloroplastic isoform X1, with protein MASTELLALHELLSDVTPNLLNEDKRIPSLGSGQLSTRHFYSLLTFRGVLTTFEPWVWDSLIPLKHRIFLWLAFRGRLNTRDNMVKKGWSVVAPFAHCDACPAVESADHLLLRCASASVLWGKLVLDTLACSAPDILAFVEQAQHQLSFKRKWNVAFAACALTLWHARNDRVFNSKIAERLDAFQASGARSQNYLAMYSSIFGGITTDPSAMVIPIDDHMVHRGHGVFDTAAIMDGHLYELEQHIDRFLNSAQMAKIPLPFDRSTIRSVLIQTVCASKCSQGSLRYWLSAGPGDFQLSSSGCRNPALYAVVIESPSLPEPSGCKVITSSIPVKSPQFAVMKNVNYLPNALTKLEGEENGGFTGIWLDDEGFVAEGSNMNVGFVTLNKELLMPRFDKILSGCTAKRVLALAEQLVENGMLSGISSRNVSVQEGKEADEMMLIGSGILVKPVVQWDDQMIGSGDEGPIAQTLFHLILEDMRSGPPSVRIPVPY; from the exons ATGGCTTCGACTGAGCTGTTGGCCTTGCACGAACTGTTGTCAGATGTTACTCCCAATTTACTGAATGAAGACAAGCGCATCCCTTCCTTGGGCTCTGGTCAGCTTAGTACAAGACACTTCTACAGCCTGCTTACTTTCCGTGGGGTTTTGACAACTTTTGAACCCTGGGTTTGGGATTCTTTGATCCCCCTCAAGCATAGGATCTTCCTTTGGCTTGCCTTCAGAGGACGTCTCAACACTAGAGATAATATGGTAAAGAAGGGATGGTCTGTGGTTGCTCCGTTTGCACATTGTGATGCCTGCCCTGCGGTTGAGTCAGCTGATCACCTGTTGCTACGATGTGCTTCAGCATCCGTTCTATGGGGAAAGCTGGTGCTGGATACTTTGGCTTGTTCAGCTCCTGACATTCTAGCTTTTGTAGAACAAGCACAGCACCAGCTCAGTTTCAAACGCAAATGGAATGTTGCTTTCGCGGCGTGTGCTCTTACCCTATGGCACGCTCGGAATGACAGGGTCTTCAACTCAAAG ATTGCAGAACGGCTTGATGCGTTCCAAGCATCTGGTGCTAGAAGCCAAAATTACCTGGCCATGTACTCTAGTATTTTTGGTGGAATTACCACAGATCCCTCAGCAATGGTGATACCGATTGATGATCACATGGTCCATAGAGGACATGGTGTTTTTGATACTGCTGCTATTATGGATGG TCACCTTTATGAGTTAGAACAGCATATCGACCGCTTCCTGAATTCTGCACAGATGGCCAAAATCCCATTGCCATTTGACCGTTCAACAATTCGAAGCGTACTTATTCAAACTGTGTGTGCATCAAAATGTTCTCAAGGATCACTCAGGTACTGGTTGTCTGCTGGACCTGGAGACTTCCAGTTATCTTCATCTGGCTGTAGAAACCCAGCTCTCTACGCTGTTGTCATTGAAAGTCCATCTTTGCCAGAACCATCGGGCTGCAAAGTGATCACATCATCCATACCGGTAAAGTCTCCACAGTTTGCGGTCATGAAGAATGTAAACTACCTTCCGAATGCACTCACCAAGCTGGAAGGTGAGGAAAATGGTGGGTTTACCGGCATCTGGTTGGATGATGAGGGTTTCGTCGCTGAGGGTTCAAACATGAATGTTGGCTTTGTGACACTGAACAAGGAGCTTCTCATGCCCCGCTTCGACAAGATCCTGAGTGGGTGCACGGCAAAACGGGTTCTGGCCCTTGCAGAGCAGCTAGTGGAGAATGGAATGCTCAGTGGGATATCTTCAAGGAATGTGAGTGTCCAGGAAGGGAAGGAGGCCGATGAAATGATGCTCATTGGGAGTGGAATTCTTGTCAAACCTGTTGTTCAGTGGGATGATCAGATGATTGGCTCCG GTGATGAAGGCCCAATTGCTCAAACACTTTTCCACCTTATTCTTGAGGACATGAGATCTGGTCCACCTTCAGTTCGTATCCCTGTCCCTTACTGA